In Zingiber officinale cultivar Zhangliang chromosome 3B, Zo_v1.1, whole genome shotgun sequence, a single window of DNA contains:
- the LOC122056500 gene encoding protein HAIKU1-like encodes MDHSRHSNQHQQLGVNKLGKNIRKSPLHQPTYYNHRPHPTPPPQPQPHHQPQQPQPQVYNISKNDFRSIVQQLTGTPSRDSTPVPAAPQPRPSSTRLQKIRPPPLAPVARPPPPPPPPPLAARPPPSFANPNPNIHHNHPVAFPRPSPSAGPSWAESPVSAYMRYLESSLLSSDTSRHPRPLLPSPGLLPSPRPPFPFPSPSPRGLPNSASLPPLTPPSAFPSPTAFLDLLSPRSPYPLLSPGFPYPPPMTPNFALSPLPQPGILGAGPSPGLQPPPSPGLWFPQSPSGFLPILSPRWRDML; translated from the coding sequence ATGGATCACTCCAGACACAGCAACCAGCATCAGCAGCTGGGAGTCAACAAGCTGGGGAAGAACATCCGCAAGAGTCCTCTCCACCAACCCACTTACTATAACCACAGGCCTCATCCTACGCCGCCGCCGCAGCCGCAGCCGCACCACCAGCCTCAACAGCCGCAGCCGCAGGTCTACAACATCAGCAAGAACGACTTCCGCAGCATCGTGCAGCAACTCACCGGCACGCCCTCCCGCGACTCCACCCCTGTACCCGCCGCCCCACAGCCCCGCCCCTCCAGCACCCGCCTCCAGAAGATCCGCCCTCCGCCGCTCGCTCCTGTCGCTCGCCcccctccacctcctcctccccCGCCACTCGCGGCCCGCCCTCCTCCCTCTTTCGCCAATCCTAACCCTAATATCCATCACAATCACCCCGTTGCTTTCCCCCGCCCCTCCCCCTCTGCCGGCCCCAGCTGGGCGGAGTCCCCCGTCTCCGCCTACATGCGCTACCTCGAAAGCTCCCTCCTCAGCTCCGACACCTCCCGCCACCCCCGCCCGCTGCTTCCCTCCCCGGGGCTGCTCCCTTCCCCGCgccctcccttccccttccctTCCCCTTCCCCCCGAGGGCTCCCTAATTCGGCCTCGCTTCCGCCCCTTACTCCGCCGTCCGCTTTCCCTTCTCCGACCGCGTTTTTGGATCTGCTCTCGCCCAGATCTCCTTACCCCCTGCTTTCACCGGGGTTCCCCTACCCTCCGCCGATGACTCCCAACTTTGCCCTCTCGCCGTTACCGCAACCAGGAATTTTGGGGGCCGGGCCGTCACCCGGGCTGCAGCCGCCACCTTCCCCCGGGCTCTGGTTCCCTCAATCGCCGTCAGGGTTCTTGCCCATACTGAGCCCTAGATGGAGGGATATGTTATAA